The window CGGTGCCGTCACCGCCGCCCACGAGGACGACGTCGGCACCGTACTCCACCGCTGCCCTCGCCTGCGAGAACCCGGGGTCCTCAGCGGTGGTGTCAAAAAACCGCGGCGGCATCCAACCGGCAGCTGCGCAGGCATCCTCAATCAGGCCGCGGGCCTCGACCGAGCGGGACTTGATCGGATTCATCACCACGGCCACTTTCTGCTGGCCGAGGCCCGGGCTGTGGGTTTCCTCCCACACGGCGCTGCGGGTGTGCCGGGCTTTGAGCTTGCGCACTCCCCACCAACTGGAGAGGGCAAAGGCCAGGACTCCAGCGATAACGAGATAGAGCAGCCAGTCGCGCATGGTGCTCCCACACTATCCCGCCGCTGGCCATGGGCCTGTTTGCCCGGCAACGGCGGCCGGATTGGATACTCTTGTCAGGTGATCGATGTAAAAGACCTCAGCGAAAATCCGGATAAGTTCCGGGCCAGCCAGCGCGCCCGCGGTGCCGACGAATCCGTGGTGGACGCGATCATCTCCGCGGATTCATCCCGGCGTGCCGCCCTCATCCGCTTTGAAAACCTCAGGGCCGAGCAGAATGTCTTCGGCAAGAAGGTGGCGCAGGCCAAAGGCGAGGAGAAACAAGCCCTGCTGGCGGAGGTCAAGGTCCTGGCCGGCGAGGTCAAGGCCGCGTCCGCGGAGGCAGACACTGCACAGGCCGCCCACGAGGAACTCCTGCGCGGGATCCCCAACCTCATCGAGGACGGTGTGCCCGCAGGCGGCGAGGATGACTACATCGTGGTCAAAACCGTTGGCACCCCCAGGGAATTCCCGGATTTCGAGCCCAAAGACCACCTGGAAATCGGTGAGCTGATCGGCGCCATCGACATGGAACGCGGCGCCAAGGTTTCCGGTTCGCGGTTCTACTTCCTGCGCGGCGCCGGCGCCCGGCTGGAAATGGCGTTGCTGCAGATGGCCATGGAGCAGGCGATCGATGCCGGCTTCGTGCCGATGATCACCCCCACCCTGGTCCGGCCGGAAACCATGCAGGGCACCGGGTTCGACGTCAAGCATGACGCTGAAATCTACCGGCTCGCCGAGGACGACCTGTACCTTGTGGGCACCTCCGAGGTGGCGCTGGCCGGCTACCACGCGGACGAAATCCTGGACCTCTCCGGCGGCCCCATCCGCTACGCCGGTCAGAGCTCCTGCTACCGCCGGGAGGCCGGCTCGCACGGTAAGGACACCCGCGGGATCATCCGCGTACATCAGTTCAACAAGGTGGAGATGTTTATCTACACCACCCTCGAGGAGGCGGCCGCCGAGCACGCCCGGCTTTTGGCCTGGGAAGAGGAGATGCTCGCCAAGTGCGAACTGCCCTACCGGGTGATTGATACCGCTGCCGGAGACCTGGGAACCTCCGCAGCCCGCAAGTTCGACTGCGAGGCCTGGGTTCCGACGCAGGGCGCCTACCGTGAGCTGACCTCGACCTCCAACTGCACGAGCTTCCAGGCCCGCCGGCTGAACATCCGTGAACGTGTGCTGAACGGGGACGGGGCATCGAAGGGCACCCGCGCCGTCGCCACGCTTAACGGCACCCTGGCCACCACCCGTTGGATCGTGGCCATTCTGGAGCACCACCAGAACCCGGACGGCTCCGTCAACATTCCGCAGGCGCTGCAGAAATACCTTGGCGGGATGACGGTCTTTCCCGTCATCTGAGCC is drawn from Micrococcaceae bacterium Sec5.8 and contains these coding sequences:
- the serS gene encoding serine--tRNA ligase — encoded protein: MIDVKDLSENPDKFRASQRARGADESVVDAIISADSSRRAALIRFENLRAEQNVFGKKVAQAKGEEKQALLAEVKVLAGEVKAASAEADTAQAAHEELLRGIPNLIEDGVPAGGEDDYIVVKTVGTPREFPDFEPKDHLEIGELIGAIDMERGAKVSGSRFYFLRGAGARLEMALLQMAMEQAIDAGFVPMITPTLVRPETMQGTGFDVKHDAEIYRLAEDDLYLVGTSEVALAGYHADEILDLSGGPIRYAGQSSCYRREAGSHGKDTRGIIRVHQFNKVEMFIYTTLEEAAAEHARLLAWEEEMLAKCELPYRVIDTAAGDLGTSAARKFDCEAWVPTQGAYRELTSTSNCTSFQARRLNIRERVLNGDGASKGTRAVATLNGTLATTRWIVAILEHHQNPDGSVNIPQALQKYLGGMTVFPVI